A region from the Brachyspira hampsonii genome encodes:
- a CDS encoding tetratricopeptide repeat protein has protein sequence MSTNTKAMKLSNLAEELLKKGVNEEAIEALKRSMRLSTSDDMKAYLQVAVSLFENGDYEHAKIFLNTFLEYWMAAEAYFILGAIAKKEYRLEEAFELYRKGITLYTSSNLNPYYEFLSLCTLLKEEDKGLETAKNVLKINAKDRVALVYMANYFFRNKLYKEAMNFYKILVDNKLADHNDYHYYGVCLHEIKDYKKAENMYLQALAMYPADTPEVLALKNLRSKTLKDNYPNLKESREKYTNKIKENPESSDYFHLGNIEFIDGNYEKAAEFYSKAKEVYEEHVCIS, from the coding sequence GTGTCTACTAATACTAAAGCAATGAAATTAAGTAATCTTGCCGAAGAATTATTAAAAAAAGGAGTAAATGAAGAAGCTATAGAAGCTTTGAAAAGAAGTATGAGATTAAGTACTTCTGATGATATGAAAGCATATTTACAAGTGGCAGTTTCTTTATTTGAAAACGGAGATTATGAACATGCTAAAATATTTTTAAATACTTTTTTGGAATATTGGATGGCAGCAGAAGCCTATTTCATTTTAGGTGCTATTGCTAAAAAAGAATATAGACTTGAAGAGGCTTTTGAACTTTACAGAAAAGGAATCACTTTATATACTTCATCAAATCTTAATCCTTATTATGAATTTTTATCTTTATGCACCCTACTTAAGGAAGAAGATAAAGGATTGGAAACTGCTAAAAATGTACTTAAAATTAATGCTAAAGATAGGGTTGCTTTAGTATATATGGCTAATTACTTCTTTAGAAATAAACTTTATAAAGAAGCTATGAATTTTTATAAAATCTTAGTAGATAATAAATTGGCTGACCATAATGATTATCATTATTATGGTGTTTGTTTGCATGAAATTAAAGATTATAAAAAGGCAGAAAATATGTATTTGCAGGCTTTAGCTATGTATCCTGCTGATACTCCTGAAGTTTTAGCTCTTAAAAACCTTAGAAGTAAAACTTTAAAAGATAATTATCCTAATTTGAAAGAAAGCAGAGAAAAGTATACAAATAAAATAAAAGAAAATCCTGAATCCAGTGATTATTTCCATTTAGGTAATATTGAATTTATCGATGGAAATTATGAAAAGGCTGCCGAATTTTATTCTAAAGCCAAAGAAGTTTATGAAGAGCATGTTTGCATTTCATAA
- a CDS encoding fibronectin type III domain-containing protein, with amino-acid sequence MHYIGFLIAFILYFTASLNAVVYDVFSNTNNIYYTTLNNITNSYILSDSDSALNYLRGDTALDSSILQGLIYSKDIKSIKGANGGDAIFFHNIKSYVKIDYYVGDGTHNFDDTMTSFTLEFYLNPYKIRMNSQVLSKTAIYNENGVTKSSGIKANIVNGRLVWQFNNIFSYNGVYTNVILSEGEYLKENEWRHHSVSFNASTGKLVKYIDGLEDQVVYLTRTGDATGSPYTIEFDNIKLDPLYLGNGFIGGLDAFYFTPRYKQTFNLYNYTADGEIISKVMDLGNRNTFIDSINYVGNSTNGSYIDMYYRTSDYYFASEDVNIAWEPLKNYTNIMTNTMTRYIQIRAVLKSNVDRNVTPVLNNVSIDYHHPEKPLVPSNLKADVVSGTSVMLSWSGSHENISGYKIYYGTKSGEYNEAQYTPIVIENVHEYKIEGLKEGTVYYFTVTAIGGEGGNIESGFSEEVYVRPIQ; translated from the coding sequence ATGCATTATATAGGTTTTTTAATAGCTTTTATTTTATATTTTACAGCTAGTTTAAATGCTGTTGTTTATGATGTTTTTTCAAACACAAATAATATTTATTATACCACATTAAATAATATTACTAATAGTTATATATTGAGCGACAGCGACTCGGCACTTAATTATCTAAGAGGAGATACAGCTCTTGATTCTAGTATTTTACAGGGGCTTATATATAGTAAGGATATTAAATCTATAAAGGGTGCTAATGGAGGAGATGCCATATTCTTCCATAATATTAAATCGTATGTGAAAATAGATTATTATGTAGGAGATGGTACTCACAATTTTGATGATACTATGACAAGTTTTACTTTGGAGTTTTATTTGAATCCTTATAAAATAAGAATGAATTCTCAGGTATTATCAAAAACTGCTATATATAATGAAAATGGTGTTACAAAATCTTCAGGCATAAAAGCTAATATTGTTAATGGCAGATTAGTTTGGCAGTTTAATAACATATTTTCCTATAATGGAGTATATACAAATGTTATATTATCTGAGGGAGAATATCTGAAAGAAAATGAATGGAGACATCATAGTGTAAGTTTTAATGCCTCTACAGGAAAATTAGTGAAATATATAGACGGCCTTGAAGATCAGGTTGTATACTTGACTAGAACAGGAGATGCAACAGGTTCTCCTTATACTATAGAGTTTGATAATATAAAATTGGATCCTTTATATTTAGGAAATGGTTTTATAGGCGGATTGGATGCTTTTTATTTTACACCTCGTTATAAGCAGACTTTTAATTTATATAATTATACTGCAGACGGAGAGATAATAAGTAAGGTTATGGATTTGGGAAATAGGAATACATTTATTGACTCTATAAATTATGTTGGAAATTCTACAAATGGAAGTTATATAGATATGTATTACAGAACTTCAGATTATTATTTTGCTTCTGAAGATGTTAATATAGCTTGGGAGCCTTTAAAAAATTATACAAATATTATGACAAATACAATGACTAGATATATTCAGATTAGAGCTGTATTGAAAAGTAATGTTGATAGAAATGTTACGCCTGTATTAAATAATGTTTCTATAGATTATCATCATCCTGAAAAACCTTTAGTACCATCTAATTTAAAAGCTGATGTGGTAAGCGGTACTTCTGTTATGCTAAGTTGGAGTGGTTCTCATGAAAATATATCAGGTTATAAAATTTATTATGGAACTAAATCAGGTGAATATAATGAAGCACAATACACACCTATAGTAATAGAGAATGTACATGAATATAAAATAGAAGGACTTAAAGAAGGAACAGTTTATTATTTTACTGTTACAGCTATAGGCGGAGAGGGTGGAAATATAGAAAGTGGTTTTTCTGAAGAAGTTTATGTAAGACCAATTCAATAA
- a CDS encoding ankyrin repeat domain-containing protein yields the protein MKLSFIFAFILYMSSILLADTRSDFFSAVHSGNIKSVKEYIEMGINVNLRDERKRTPLMIAAYKNDIKMVKLLVDNDANVNIQDEKLNSPFLYASSRGMLDIIKLIYKKADTKNVLNIFGSNALMLACEKEHLGTVKFLLENTDIDVNHINHLSYTALLEVAIVGNDSLNYAEIVKILLEHGADKTIKDKNGHDALYYAKERNLKNIEKLLEE from the coding sequence ATGAAATTATCATTTATATTTGCATTTATTTTATATATGAGCAGTATTTTATTGGCAGATACAAGAAGTGATTTTTTTTCTGCGGTACATAGCGGAAATATAAAATCTGTAAAAGAATATATAGAAATGGGAATAAATGTAAATTTACGGGATGAAAGAAAAAGAACGCCTTTAATGATAGCGGCATATAAAAATGATATAAAAATGGTTAAACTTCTAGTTGATAATGATGCAAATGTAAATATACAAGATGAAAAATTGAATTCTCCTTTTCTATATGCAAGTTCAAGAGGAATGCTTGATATAATAAAACTAATATATAAAAAAGCTGATACAAAAAATGTTTTAAATATTTTCGGATCGAATGCATTAATGCTAGCATGCGAAAAAGAACATTTAGGAACAGTGAAATTCCTTCTTGAAAACACTGATATAGATGTTAATCATATTAATCATTTATCATATACAGCATTATTAGAAGTTGCCATTGTTGGAAATGACAGTTTAAATTATGCTGAAATAGTTAAGATTCTATTAGAACATGGAGCCGACAAGACTATTAAAGATAAGAACGGACATGATGCTCTATATTATGCCAAAGAAAGAAATTTAAAAAATATAGAAAAATTATTAGAAGAATAA
- a CDS encoding 4Fe-4S dicluster domain-containing protein, giving the protein MNINNNASQLKKDILVKIALMFIEDRLVEDIDRLPIEIIPRDSKSIRCCIHNDREIIKNRIMARLGISVEGKEDSGIPLSGYAKLALERDKPTWPMLTVLDEACNACVRANFMVTNACQACLARPCIVNCPKDAITILDEKRAHIDSSKCINCGLCLKNCPYHAIIYIPVPCEESCPVGAINKNEYGKEVIDYHKCIFCGNCMRECPFGAMMDKGQLIDVLKHLKADEKVNVMYAPAIASQFNAKPGQLKSALLKIGFNKVWEVALGADVTSDKEAAEFEERMERGDKLMTTSCCPAYVKAVRKHVPELIPCVSETRTPMHYTAEMMHKDDPDAINVFIGPCLAKRREGLDDELVDYGLSMEELDALFIATGTDVSKEPDLDIETVPTASGRKYAMSGGVAEAVKVRLKHPEKLKAAVINGLDKDGMKQLKGYGKVQAGETPITADTPNLVEVMACNGGCVGGPCVVKNPKAATVQLQRYAATGKEVKKD; this is encoded by the coding sequence TTGAATATTAATAATAACGCTTCTCAGTTAAAAAAAGATATCTTGGTAAAGATTGCATTAATGTTTATTGAAGACAGGCTTGTAGAAGATATTGATAGGCTGCCTATAGAGATAATACCTAGAGATAGCAAATCTATAAGATGCTGTATACACAATGACAGAGAAATAATAAAGAATAGAATTATGGCAAGACTTGGTATAAGTGTTGAAGGCAAGGAGGATAGCGGAATACCATTGTCCGGATATGCTAAATTAGCATTAGAAAGAGATAAACCTACTTGGCCTATGCTTACAGTTCTTGATGAAGCTTGCAATGCTTGTGTAAGGGCTAATTTTATGGTAACTAATGCCTGTCAGGCTTGCTTAGCCAGACCTTGTATAGTTAATTGTCCTAAAGATGCCATAACAATACTAGATGAAAAAAGGGCACATATAGACAGCAGTAAATGTATTAACTGCGGATTATGTTTAAAAAACTGTCCTTATCATGCTATTATTTATATACCTGTTCCTTGCGAGGAGTCTTGTCCTGTAGGAGCTATTAATAAAAATGAGTATGGCAAAGAAGTAATAGACTATCATAAATGTATATTCTGCGGAAATTGTATGAGAGAATGTCCATTTGGTGCTATGATGGATAAGGGGCAGCTTATAGATGTTTTAAAGCATTTAAAGGCAGATGAAAAAGTTAATGTTATGTATGCTCCTGCCATAGCTTCTCAATTTAACGCTAAACCGGGACAATTAAAAAGTGCTTTATTAAAAATAGGATTTAATAAGGTATGGGAAGTTGCTTTGGGAGCAGATGTTACATCAGATAAAGAGGCTGCTGAGTTTGAAGAGAGAATGGAAAGAGGGGATAAACTGATGACTACTTCATGCTGTCCTGCCTATGTAAAAGCGGTGAGAAAGCATGTACCTGAACTTATTCCTTGCGTATCTGAAACTAGAACCCCTATGCATTATACTGCTGAAATGATGCATAAAGATGATCCTGATGCTATTAATGTATTTATAGGACCTTGTCTTGCAAAAAGAAGAGAAGGTTTAGATGATGAGTTAGTAGATTATGGCTTATCTATGGAAGAGCTTGATGCTTTATTTATAGCTACAGGTACTGATGTATCAAAAGAACCTGATTTAGATATAGAAACTGTTCCTACTGCTTCAGGAAGAAAATATGCTATGAGCGGCGGTGTTGCTGAGGCTGTTAAAGTAAGATTAAAACACCCTGAAAAATTAAAAGCTGCTGTGATTAACGGACTTGATAAAGATGGTATGAAACAGTTAAAAGGTTATGGAAAAGTTCAGGCAGGAGAAACTCCTATTACTGCTGATACTCCTAATCTTGTTGAGGTTATGGCTTGTAATGGAGGCTGTGTAGGCGGTCCTTGCGTGGTAAAAAATCCTAAGGCTGCTACTGTTCAATTACAAAGATATGCTGCGACAGGTAAGGAAGTAAAAAAAGATTGA
- a CDS encoding lysophospholipid acyltransferase family protein: MAKFWGRVLMKMAFISFDIEGKENYDPNKTYLLTPNHQSAFDIFACFSIFKNSFAFVSKDTYGKVPLIGFGMSLANYIFVKRGTVGAVKSIDDMENRLRNNISIVIYPEGTRSATGEIKKPKRGILKISERCSDIPVLPVVIYGTRDIMKARSIKIVPFKKITVRFLEPFYFKDINGDDNDKLDYWYDIMSKNYNELRDKLISN, from the coding sequence ATGGCTAAATTTTGGGGCAGAGTGCTTATGAAAATGGCATTCATTTCTTTTGATATAGAAGGAAAAGAAAATTATGATCCTAATAAAACTTACTTACTGACTCCTAATCATCAAAGTGCTTTCGATATATTTGCATGCTTCAGTATATTTAAAAATTCTTTTGCATTTGTATCAAAGGATACTTATGGAAAAGTACCTTTAATTGGTTTTGGTATGTCTCTTGCTAATTACATATTTGTTAAAAGAGGTACGGTAGGTGCTGTAAAATCTATAGATGATATGGAAAACAGATTAAGAAATAATATCAGTATAGTCATTTATCCTGAAGGTACAAGAAGTGCTACAGGAGAAATAAAAAAGCCTAAAAGAGGAATATTAAAAATATCAGAAAGATGTTCAGATATACCGGTTTTGCCTGTTGTTATATATGGTACTAGAGATATTATGAAAGCTAGAAGTATTAAGATTGTCCCATTTAAAAAGATAACTGTGAGATTTTTAGAGCCTTTCTATTTTAAAGATATCAATGGTGATGATAATGATAAATTGGATTATTGGTATGACATTATGAGTAAAAATTATAATGAATTAAGAGATAAATTAATATCAAATTAA
- a CDS encoding NAD(+)/NADH kinase, with protein sequence MNNRKKQQIGIIVNVLRTDTDGILKKINTIIKRYNIEAIIINYDISSYNNIKKAARELKNVSMLISIGGDGTLLSALKIAIKYDISVLPIYNGTLGFISEIPPEEAYLILEEYFENKKTLYEIEPRTLLSVRVYSKEKDTYKEHLAVNELVLSKCDGRAIHINIIISGKLISSIVGDGVVIATPTGSTAYALSAGGPILAPTIDAISFVPIAPHSLTFRPLVIPKHDNIELELTQKSLKAMITIDGYDICQFKNNDKIKAKISNKNCYIFQSANRLFYDILRNKLNWGR encoded by the coding sequence ATGAATAACAGGAAAAAGCAACAAATAGGAATCATAGTTAATGTTCTTAGAACTGATACTGATGGAATTTTAAAAAAAATAAATACTATAATAAAAAGATATAATATAGAAGCTATTATAATAAATTATGATATATCATCTTACAATAATATAAAAAAAGCAGCAAGAGAGTTAAAAAATGTATCAATGCTGATATCTATAGGCGGAGATGGTACATTGCTTTCCGCTTTAAAAATAGCAATAAAATATGACATATCAGTTCTTCCAATATATAACGGTACATTAGGTTTTATTTCAGAAATACCTCCTGAAGAAGCATATTTAATATTAGAAGAATATTTTGAAAATAAAAAAACATTATATGAAATAGAGCCTAGAACATTATTATCTGTAAGGGTTTATTCAAAAGAAAAAGATACATATAAAGAACATCTCGCTGTTAATGAGTTAGTTTTAAGTAAATGCGACGGCAGAGCAATACATATAAACATTATAATATCCGGTAAACTAATATCTTCAATAGTAGGAGACGGTGTTGTAATAGCAACCCCTACAGGCTCTACTGCTTATGCTTTAAGTGCAGGAGGTCCTATACTTGCCCCCACCATTGATGCAATATCTTTTGTACCTATAGCACCTCATTCATTAACCTTCAGACCGCTAGTTATTCCTAAACATGATAATATAGAATTGGAATTGACACAAAAATCATTAAAGGCTATGATAACAATAGACGGATATGATATATGTCAATTTAAAAATAATGATAAGATAAAAGCGAAAATAAGTAATAAAAACTGCTATATATTTCAAAGTGCAAACAGGCTGTTTTATGATATACTTAGGAATAAACTTAATTGGGGTAGATAA